The Microcoleus sp. FACHB-68 genome includes a region encoding these proteins:
- a CDS encoding ankyrin repeat domain-containing protein, with product MPSKKDILLIQAARSGDIAQLQTTLAQGADVNATNQDGTSALMFAARYGYTEIVRLLLDAGADVNLARKRFGITALMLAAANQRVDTVRLLVSRNAEVNAKNDDGSTALMAAALKGSLECVRILLDAGAEINVKDKDDDTALKLALKSPNAAVVQLLLEHGADGNITVEDGKTAVMQAVEGGNLAVVEAFLTAGADINAQDEEGETALTLAADSGNTGIAQALLNAGADVNAKNPDGWTALMAAAAGGYAETVTALLNAGADINAKNNDGETALHLAAVEGHAGVVERLVSQGADILAKNRLGDTALMVAVLHNHSKTVEILLQGEKGQVQSLLKARNSGETALTLAASAGHVETVQVLLKAGVHPNTRSEDGKTALMKAADRGKAEVIQALLAAGADVNLLDNAGASALIWAAHRGHEGAVKQLLDAGVDINVKNRGGYTASMIADFNGYKNVVKLLKAAGAQE from the coding sequence ATGCCCTCGAAGAAGGACATTTTATTAATCCAGGCTGCGAGAAGTGGCGATATCGCCCAACTGCAAACCACACTCGCTCAGGGTGCTGATGTTAATGCAACGAATCAAGATGGCACCTCTGCTTTAATGTTTGCCGCCCGGTATGGCTACACCGAAATTGTTCGGCTGCTACTGGATGCCGGCGCGGATGTCAATTTGGCCAGAAAACGTTTTGGGATTACGGCGTTAATGTTAGCCGCCGCTAATCAGAGAGTTGACACAGTGCGCCTTTTGGTATCTAGAAACGCAGAGGTGAATGCTAAAAATGATGATGGCAGCACAGCGTTAATGGCGGCAGCACTTAAAGGAAGTCTTGAGTGTGTGCGAATCTTGTTGGATGCCGGCGCAGAAATTAATGTCAAAGATAAGGATGATGATACTGCGCTGAAACTGGCTCTCAAGTCTCCTAACGCTGCCGTGGTGCAACTTTTGCTCGAACACGGGGCAGATGGGAATATAACTGTAGAGGACGGTAAAACGGCTGTCATGCAGGCAGTTGAGGGCGGAAACTTGGCAGTTGTAGAGGCTTTTTTAACTGCCGGCGCTGATATCAATGCCCAAGATGAAGAAGGCGAGACAGCATTAACTTTAGCCGCCGATAGCGGTAATACCGGCATCGCCCAAGCCTTACTGAATGCCGGCGCTGATGTGAATGCCAAAAATCCGGATGGATGGACAGCATTAATGGCAGCAGCGGCGGGGGGTTATGCAGAGACTGTCACTGCCTTGCTGAATGCCGGCGCAGATATCAATGCCAAAAATAATGATGGGGAAACCGCTTTACACTTAGCGGCTGTCGAAGGTCATGCCGGCGTTGTAGAACGGCTTGTCAGCCAAGGTGCAGATATATTAGCAAAAAACCGGCTGGGTGACACAGCTTTAATGGTTGCAGTCTTGCACAATCACAGCAAAACAGTAGAAATTTTGCTTCAAGGCGAGAAAGGGCAAGTGCAGTCTCTTCTGAAAGCAAGGAACTCCGGGGAAACCGCTTTAACTTTAGCTGCAAGTGCCGGCCATGTGGAAACCGTGCAAGTATTGCTCAAGGCCGGTGTTCATCCTAACACACGTTCAGAGGATGGAAAAACAGCGCTGATGAAAGCAGCTGATCGTGGTAAGGCTGAAGTCATTCAAGCCTTATTAGCAGCCGGTGCAGATGTGAATCTTTTGGATAATGCCGGCGCATCAGCCTTAATATGGGCAGCACATCGCGGGCATGAGGGGGCTGTTAAGCAATTGCTAGATGCCGGTGTGGATATCAATGTAAAAAACCGGGGGGGTTACACCGCTTCTATGATTGCGGATTTCAATGGTTATAAAAATGTAGTGAAGTTGCTAAAAGCTGCCGGTGCCCAAGAGTGA
- a CDS encoding sugar phosphate nucleotidyltransferase, which produces MKIFVPGRLCLFGEHSDWAGVYRSINPDLEKGYALVAGTNQGLYAKVKPHPTQLILRVSLSDGSRQEIQLSMDEKTLLAEAEKGEFFSYAAGVAYQFLTQYGVFGLEIDNYLTDLPAQKGLASSAAICVLVARAFNRVYKLKMTVRQEMELAYLGEILTSSRCGRMDQACAYGNQPILMIFDGDRTDVIKLKLQKNLYFVIVDLGAGKNTKEILSQLNQGYPFADNEVQQNVQKYLGTINSEITQEAVEALQKGDAEKIGALMKRAQAEFDQHLIPACPSELTAPVLHQLLNYEPIQPYILGGKGVGSQGDGSAQFIVENEKSQKQVIEIIERDFPQMQSLKLTLQAEKKVRKAVIPAAGFGTRLFPATKAIKKELFPIIDKDGRAKPVILAIVEEALSAGIEEVGIVVQTGDRELFEDFFKNPPAPALFKKLSQQNQEYCEYLEDLGQRITIVTQDVQEGYGHAVFCAREWVGDEPFLLMLGDHVYSSETETSCARQIIEIYEQVEQSVLGLTVMPAEIISKAGCVAGFWQEPQSILSITQLSEKPTIDYARQHLRVDGMPEDQFLCAFGLYVLTPKIFDSLEENINNNLRDKGEFQLTSGVERLRQDEGITGYLVRGKCFDTGLPETYWQTLIDFRKSEG; this is translated from the coding sequence ATGAAAATATTTGTACCGGGACGACTTTGCCTATTTGGCGAACACAGCGATTGGGCAGGAGTTTATCGCTCAATTAATCCCGATTTAGAAAAGGGATACGCCCTGGTTGCCGGCACAAATCAGGGACTTTATGCAAAAGTTAAACCTCATCCAACCCAGCTTATTCTTCGCGTCTCTCTCAGTGATGGCAGCCGACAAGAAATCCAACTTTCGATGGATGAGAAAACCCTGCTGGCTGAAGCTGAAAAGGGCGAGTTTTTCAGTTATGCTGCCGGTGTGGCTTATCAATTTCTCACCCAGTATGGAGTTTTTGGGCTTGAGATTGATAATTATTTAACAGATTTGCCGGCTCAGAAAGGTTTGGCATCTAGTGCTGCGATTTGCGTGCTTGTGGCGCGGGCGTTTAATCGCGTTTACAAATTAAAAATGACAGTTCGTCAAGAAATGGAGCTTGCTTATTTGGGTGAGATTTTGACATCTTCTCGCTGTGGGCGAATGGATCAAGCTTGTGCTTATGGAAACCAACCCATTTTAATGATTTTTGATGGTGATCGCACGGATGTTATTAAGTTAAAACTACAGAAAAATTTATATTTTGTCATTGTTGATTTGGGTGCCGGCAAAAATACGAAGGAAATATTAAGTCAGCTCAATCAAGGTTATCCGTTTGCTGACAATGAAGTGCAGCAGAATGTTCAAAAATATCTCGGTACGATTAATTCGGAAATTACACAGGAAGCAGTTGAAGCGCTACAAAAAGGCGATGCTGAAAAAATTGGGGCGTTAATGAAACGGGCACAGGCAGAATTTGATCAACATTTAATCCCTGCTTGTCCATCCGAATTAACTGCGCCGGTTTTGCACCAACTTCTGAATTACGAACCCATTCAACCTTATATTTTAGGGGGGAAAGGGGTTGGCTCGCAAGGCGATGGTTCCGCACAGTTTATTGTAGAAAATGAGAAAAGTCAAAAGCAAGTTATTGAAATTATTGAGCGAGATTTTCCCCAAATGCAATCCTTAAAACTCACACTTCAGGCAGAGAAAAAAGTTCGCAAGGCGGTGATACCGGCTGCCGGTTTTGGAACTCGGTTATTTCCCGCTACGAAGGCGATAAAGAAGGAACTTTTTCCGATTATCGACAAAGATGGCAGGGCGAAGCCGGTGATTTTGGCAATAGTTGAAGAAGCCCTTAGTGCCGGCATCGAAGAAGTGGGGATTGTGGTGCAAACCGGCGATCGCGAATTGTTTGAGGATTTCTTTAAAAATCCGCCGGCACCTGCACTATTTAAGAAGCTCTCGCAGCAGAATCAGGAATACTGCGAATATTTAGAAGATTTAGGGCAAAGAATTACAATTGTGACACAAGACGTTCAAGAAGGCTACGGTCATGCGGTATTTTGTGCCAGAGAATGGGTGGGAGATGAACCCTTTTTGCTGATGTTGGGCGATCACGTTTATTCATCGGAGACTGAGACTTCTTGCGCCCGTCAAATTATCGAAATATACGAGCAAGTTGAGCAAAGTGTTTTGGGTTTAACGGTGATGCCGGCAGAAATAATTTCCAAAGCAGGTTGCGTTGCCGGTTTCTGGCAAGAACCCCAGTCTATCCTTTCAATCACGCAACTTTCTGAAAAGCCCACAATTGATTACGCACGCCAACATCTCCGTGTTGACGGAATGCCAGAGGATCAGTTCCTGTGCGCCTTCGGATTATACGTCCTCACGCCAAAAATCTTTGACAGCTTAGAAGAGAACATTAATAACAACTTGCGGGATAAGGGTGAATTTCAGCTAACATCCGGGGTAGAAAGATTACGGCAGGATGAAGGAATCACCGGCTACCTTGTCAGAGGTAAATGTTTTGACACGGGATTACCAGAAACTTACTGGCAAACGCTGATTGATTTTAGAAAATCTGAAGGCTAA
- a CDS encoding alpha/beta fold hydrolase yields the protein MNIEVEERRINVNGLTTRYFKAGNEGLPLVLLHGDSASALDWSWVLPKLGTTHTVYAPDFPGFGDSAKPNREYSLEFLKQFLIDFMEALGIERAVVAGNSLGGQIALRFALSRPEQVAALVLVDSSGLGYSVTPLLTQFAIPVYGDLAITGCKTPPGAKMRSWLRATLFFAHPLRVPDVWIAEQERMAQMGGFLEATLSSLRAQVNVFGQYQVLLDSLGQLQMPTLVIWGTEDRVFPKEQAQDAVSRLKQGHLALLPDCGHLPHVERPELFSAELSKFLNQVVA from the coding sequence ATGAACATCGAAGTTGAAGAACGGCGAATTAATGTAAATGGTTTAACCACCCGCTACTTTAAAGCCGGCAATGAGGGTCTACCGTTAGTGCTGCTACATGGAGATAGCGCCAGCGCTTTGGATTGGTCTTGGGTGCTTCCCAAACTGGGAACAACTCACACTGTCTACGCACCGGACTTTCCAGGTTTCGGCGACAGTGCTAAACCCAACCGCGAGTATTCCCTGGAGTTTCTCAAGCAGTTCCTGATTGATTTTATGGAGGCGCTGGGAATTGAGCGGGCAGTGGTAGCCGGCAATTCACTCGGAGGTCAGATTGCCCTACGCTTTGCCCTGTCGCGTCCCGAACAAGTCGCAGCTTTGGTGCTGGTAGACAGTTCTGGACTGGGTTACTCAGTCACCCCCCTTTTGACTCAGTTCGCAATCCCTGTGTATGGGGATCTGGCGATTACTGGGTGCAAAACGCCTCCGGGCGCTAAGATGCGGTCTTGGTTACGGGCAACGCTGTTTTTCGCTCACCCTTTGCGGGTTCCTGATGTGTGGATAGCGGAACAAGAGCGGATGGCCCAGATGGGTGGTTTTCTGGAAGCTACTCTGTCCTCACTGCGTGCCCAGGTGAATGTATTTGGACAGTACCAGGTGTTGCTCGACTCGCTAGGGCAGTTGCAGATGCCAACGCTTGTGATCTGGGGGACGGAGGATCGGGTTTTCCCAAAAGAGCAAGCACAGGATGCAGTGAGCCGGTTAAAGCAAGGACATCTCGCCTTGCTCCCCGACTGCGGTCACTTACCTCATGTCGAGCGGCCAGAACTTTTTAGTGCCGAGCTGAGCAAGTTTCTCAATCAAGTTGTTGCTTAG
- a CDS encoding SDR family oxidoreductase: MQLKPINQQVVAVVGASSGIGREAALQFAKQGAKLVVSARSESKLASLVDEIQGFGAEATAIVADVTVFEQVKAIADRTVEVYGRLDTWVHCPAVGLFATFDNTTPEEFKRVIDVGLMGQVYGAMAALPHLKREGRGALIHISSMEGLRSLPYQSAYSAAKHGIEGFIEAMRVELQHEGLPISVTSVKPAVINTPFWNNGLTKLGVKPSGIPPYYDPRLVADAILHVAEHPTRDFLVGDAARLLDALQRISPELADSLLLLIGFQAQRTNVAKSPDDRNNFYEPFPTDARVDGDFTNLVIPSLSDWLAKNFSLL; encoded by the coding sequence ATGCAACTGAAGCCAATTAATCAGCAAGTTGTTGCCGTCGTTGGGGCTTCCAGCGGCATCGGACGTGAGGCAGCCCTTCAATTTGCTAAGCAAGGGGCAAAGTTAGTGGTCTCGGCTCGCAGTGAATCGAAGCTAGCGTCTTTGGTAGATGAGATTCAGGGCTTTGGCGCTGAGGCAACCGCTATCGTTGCCGATGTCACCGTATTCGAGCAGGTCAAGGCGATCGCAGACCGTACGGTTGAAGTTTATGGCCGGCTCGATACGTGGGTGCATTGCCCTGCCGTTGGACTCTTTGCCACATTCGACAACACCACACCGGAAGAATTTAAGCGAGTCATTGATGTTGGCCTCATGGGACAGGTATACGGTGCAATGGCGGCACTACCCCATCTCAAGCGTGAGGGACGGGGAGCGCTGATCCACATTTCTTCAATGGAAGGCTTGCGAAGTCTCCCCTACCAAAGTGCCTACTCCGCAGCAAAACACGGGATCGAGGGATTCATCGAAGCGATGCGCGTGGAGCTGCAACATGAGGGTCTACCCATTAGCGTCACGAGTGTAAAACCGGCAGTCATCAATACACCCTTTTGGAATAATGGTCTCACGAAGCTAGGCGTTAAGCCGTCAGGGATACCGCCTTACTACGACCCCAGGTTGGTGGCTGATGCGATCCTCCACGTCGCCGAACATCCAACTCGTGACTTCTTGGTGGGGGATGCCGCGAGACTTCTAGATGCACTACAGCGGATCTCGCCCGAACTGGCCGATTCCTTGTTGCTGCTCATCGGCTTCCAGGCTCAGCGCACCAACGTGGCGAAGTCCCCAGATGATCGCAATAATTTTTACGAGCCTTTTCCAACCGATGCCAGAGTTGATGGAGACTTCACCAATCTAGTGATACCGAGCCTTAGCGACTGGCTGGCGAAGAATTTTTCTCTCCTGTGA
- a CDS encoding response regulator, with amino-acid sequence MVPLQNKRQAVRILAVDDIEDNLSLLEAILREEGYEVDTATNGKLALAKIEASLPDLVLMDAMMPGMDGYEVIRRIRENKKLPFIPVLLITAYEDANAALGLDLGANDFIRKPIEYEELMARIKASLRMKSMLNSPQ; translated from the coding sequence ATGGTGCCGCTTCAAAATAAACGTCAAGCTGTACGCATTTTAGCTGTGGATGATATAGAGGATAATTTGTCTCTACTAGAGGCGATTTTAAGGGAAGAAGGCTATGAGGTTGATACCGCTACAAATGGCAAATTAGCCTTAGCTAAGATAGAAGCATCTCTACCCGATTTAGTATTGATGGATGCCATGATGCCAGGAATGGATGGTTATGAAGTAATTCGGCGCATTCGAGAAAATAAAAAGCTTCCCTTTATTCCTGTTCTTCTAATCACGGCGTATGAAGATGCTAATGCAGCGCTCGGATTAGATTTAGGGGCTAATGATTTCATCCGTAAACCGATTGAGTATGAGGAATTAATGGCAAGAATTAAAGCTTCGCTGCGGATGAAATCGATGCTAAATTCTCCTCAATAG
- a CDS encoding SDR family oxidoreductase: protein MQLKPINQQVVAVVGASSGIGRETALQFAKRGAKLVVSGRSESKLAPLVDEIRGFGAEVTPVIADVTVFEQVKAIADRTVEVYGRLDTWVHCPAIAVYAAFDKTKPEEFQRVIDVGLMGQVYGAMAALPHLKREGRGALIHLSSVLGRRSVPLQSSYCTAKHGMEGFIESLRVELQHEGIPISVTSVKPAAVNTPLYNNALTRLGVKPASLPPFYEPSLVADAILYVAEHPTRDFLVGDAGRMIDVLQRLSPSLVDFILERVAFQLQRTNQPKSEDGPNNLYEPIPSHDRIEGDFRNLVIPSLTDWLDKNPALKWGALVSTVALAFLAAQAFKNGGQI, encoded by the coding sequence ATGCAACTGAAGCCAATTAATCAGCAGGTTGTTGCCGTCGTTGGGGCTTCCAGCGGTATCGGACGTGAAACAGCCCTTCAATTTGCCAAGCGCGGGGCGAAGTTGGTTGTTTCAGGTCGTAGTGAATCAAAGCTCGCACCCTTGGTAGATGAGATTCGCGGCTTTGGCGCTGAGGTAACCCCTGTCATTGCTGATGTAACCGTATTTGAGCAGGTTAAAGCGATCGCAGACCGAACCGTGGAGGTGTATGGCCGGCTCGATACGTGGGTGCATTGCCCTGCGATCGCCGTCTATGCCGCTTTCGATAAAACAAAACCCGAAGAATTTCAGCGCGTTATTGATGTCGGCCTCATGGGGCAGGTATATGGCGCGATGGCAGCCCTACCCCATCTTAAGCGTGAAGGGCGGGGGGCGCTGATTCATCTCTCTTCAGTTTTAGGCCGGCGAAGTGTGCCGCTTCAAAGTTCCTACTGTACGGCAAAGCACGGGATGGAAGGATTCATCGAATCCCTGCGCGTGGAACTGCAACATGAGGGCATCCCCATCAGCGTCACAAGTGTCAAACCCGCCGCAGTCAACACACCTCTCTACAACAATGCCCTCACGCGGTTAGGCGTCAAACCGGCAAGCCTCCCACCCTTTTACGAACCCAGTTTAGTCGCTGACGCAATCCTCTATGTTGCCGAACATCCCACCCGCGACTTCCTGGTTGGGGATGCGGGGAGAATGATAGATGTACTCCAGCGGCTTTCTCCATCTCTGGTAGATTTCATATTGGAGCGCGTTGCCTTCCAACTACAGCGCACTAACCAGCCGAAGTCTGAAGATGGGCCAAACAATCTCTACGAGCCTATCCCATCCCATGACAGAATTGAGGGAGACTTTAGAAACTTAGTGATACCCAGCCTTACTGATTGGTTGGATAAGAATCCAGCGCTTAAGTGGGGGGCACTCGTCAGTACCGTTGCCTTAGCGTTTCTGGCGGCACAAGCCTTCAAAAATGGGGGACAAATTTAG
- the phaA gene encoding acetyl-CoA acetyltransferase PhaA: MQEAYIVSTVRTPLGRFGGVLAGFSPVDLGAHVMRAAWEKTGLSRDALDLYIFGNVLRAGHGQSLPRQAAFKAGIPETVNGYAVDMVCSSGMMSVMNAATTIRAGEAELVLAGGMESMSQTGFFLSHRARWGYKFLLGSPEQLTDILLYDGLTDPTTAEGMGEQAERLAEAYDVKRTDLDNVALYSQQRAAIATEKGWLKKEIAPIEIEGKKGLQIVDKDEGIRPELTLESLAKLKPAFRENGVFTAGNSSQISDGAAALVLASASAVERYNLKPLARVIGGTWVGGEAWRFPEVPILAVNKLLDKLKMKVSDFDLFENNEAFALSSVLFNRVLGIPYEKLNVYGGAIALGHPIGASGARIIVTLLNALQERNGHRGIAAVCHGTGGGTAIALERLS, encoded by the coding sequence ATGCAAGAAGCTTATATTGTCTCAACAGTACGCACGCCGCTCGGTCGGTTTGGAGGAGTGCTTGCCGGCTTTTCTCCAGTAGACTTAGGTGCCCATGTCATGCGAGCAGCCTGGGAAAAAACAGGACTATCCAGGGACGCTTTAGATTTGTACATCTTTGGCAACGTACTCAGGGCGGGGCATGGGCAGTCCTTACCGCGTCAGGCAGCTTTCAAGGCTGGAATTCCAGAGACGGTGAACGGGTATGCTGTGGATATGGTTTGCTCGTCGGGAATGATGAGTGTGATGAACGCTGCCACAACAATCCGCGCTGGTGAAGCCGAACTCGTACTTGCTGGGGGAATGGAATCGATGTCCCAAACCGGCTTTTTCCTATCACATCGAGCGAGATGGGGTTACAAATTTTTGCTGGGTTCTCCAGAGCAACTCACCGATATCTTGCTCTACGATGGTCTCACCGATCCCACCACGGCTGAAGGGATGGGAGAGCAAGCTGAGCGGCTGGCAGAGGCTTACGATGTTAAGCGAACTGACTTGGACAACGTTGCGCTCTACTCACAGCAACGAGCAGCGATCGCAACCGAAAAAGGCTGGCTGAAGAAAGAAATCGCTCCAATCGAGATTGAAGGGAAAAAAGGGTTGCAAATCGTAGACAAAGACGAGGGAATCCGTCCCGAACTTACCTTAGAAAGTCTTGCGAAACTCAAACCGGCTTTCCGAGAAAATGGAGTGTTCACTGCCGGCAATAGCAGTCAAATATCAGACGGAGCAGCCGCTCTCGTTTTAGCAAGCGCTAGCGCCGTAGAACGTTACAACCTCAAACCTCTAGCGCGGGTGATTGGAGGAACCTGGGTCGGTGGAGAAGCTTGGCGTTTTCCCGAAGTTCCTATCCTGGCAGTCAACAAGCTTTTAGACAAGCTCAAAATGAAAGTAAGCGATTTTGACTTGTTCGAGAATAACGAAGCGTTTGCGCTGAGTAGTGTTTTATTTAATCGCGTGCTGGGCATTCCTTACGAAAAGCTGAATGTCTATGGCGGTGCGATCGCGCTAGGGCATCCCATCGGGGCTTCTGGGGCACGAATTATCGTCACCCTGCTTAATGCCTTGCAGGAGCGAAATGGGCATCGAGGGATAGCAGCCGTTTGTCATGGAACTGGTGGCGGAACTGCGATCGCGCTGGAGCGACTTAGCTAA
- a CDS encoding HAMP domain-containing sensor histidine kinase, whose protein sequence is MLAEKIDKITKTWVEAVRIDRQISSSNNLPYSAIQNHVPDVLRAMTTVLSQSQDSNIQSIVQNSLEHGVLRAAQGFAPTEIAREYRLLRQVIFSALETDLLDSTVREVIRVYDVINATIDEAIAQCFKSYVEERLRELQQLQSQAELTNQELTRLVKENQENVSQLAHELKNPLNSIIGYSELILRSSRSTPEVQDSVPHLEHIERVVRNGRQLLRLINDTLEISRYEAGKMKLNPEPTDVRALIDDVFKMLEPLAAAKDLQLVVNCEQAPEKVLTDPLRLQQIVTNLLSNAIRYTPSGTVQLTCQMPSDHQWSIAVRDTGVGIALEDQSRIFDPFFRAGNSDTQVPDSTGLGLAIVSQLVKLMQGEIELVSQVGVGSTFTVILPLQVKISASQSAMP, encoded by the coding sequence ATGCTTGCTGAAAAAATAGATAAAATTACCAAAACCTGGGTTGAAGCAGTTCGTATCGATAGGCAGATTTCGAGTTCCAACAATTTACCTTACTCAGCTATACAAAATCATGTTCCCGACGTTCTCAGAGCGATGACAACCGTGCTTTCCCAATCCCAGGACAGCAATATTCAATCAATCGTGCAGAACAGCTTGGAACATGGCGTTCTGCGGGCTGCACAGGGTTTTGCTCCAACAGAAATTGCGCGGGAGTATCGTCTATTGCGCCAAGTAATTTTCTCGGCTTTAGAGACAGACTTACTAGACAGTACAGTTCGGGAAGTAATACGAGTTTATGATGTAATTAACGCCACAATAGACGAAGCGATTGCCCAGTGTTTTAAAAGTTATGTTGAGGAACGACTACGGGAACTTCAGCAGCTACAAAGTCAGGCAGAACTAACGAACCAAGAACTCACTCGTTTGGTAAAAGAAAATCAGGAGAATGTCTCTCAACTAGCGCATGAACTGAAAAACCCGCTCAATTCGATTATTGGCTACTCGGAACTGATTTTGCGCTCTTCACGAAGCACCCCTGAAGTTCAGGACAGCGTTCCCCATCTCGAACACATTGAGCGGGTGGTACGCAATGGTAGACAGTTACTGCGGCTGATTAACGATACATTAGAAATCTCCCGGTATGAAGCAGGGAAGATGAAACTGAACCCTGAACCAACAGATGTGCGGGCTTTAATCGACGATGTGTTTAAAATGTTGGAGCCTTTGGCTGCTGCGAAAGATCTACAGCTAGTCGTTAATTGCGAACAAGCTCCCGAAAAAGTGCTGACAGATCCTTTGCGATTGCAGCAAATTGTCACGAATCTTCTGAGCAATGCGATTCGCTATACACCATCGGGAACTGTTCAATTAACGTGCCAGATGCCATCTGATCACCAGTGGTCTATTGCAGTTCGTGACACTGGGGTGGGGATTGCACTAGAAGATCAGTCACGGATCTTTGACCCTTTCTTTCGAGCCGGCAATAGCGACACTCAAGTTCCCGATAGTACAGGCTTAGGGTTGGCAATTGTTTCACAGTTAGTCAAACTAATGCAAGGAGAAATAGAACTGGTTTCACAGGTTGGAGTTGGCTCTACCTTCACGGTCATCTTGCCGCTACAAGTCAAAATTTCTGCATCACAAAGTGCAATGCCATAA
- the phaB gene encoding acetoacetyl-CoA reductase PhaB yields MASLKLEDKVILVTGGNRGIGAAIVALLQELGSKVAYTYRSNCDAQQGALAIQADVTDKAAMEAVAEQVEEKLGPIYGVVANAGITSDNFFPKLTTEDWDAVIDTNLKGVYNTLTPVIPKMYERTEGSVVCISSISGERGNLGQTNYAASKAAVIGFAKSLAREAARYGVRINAVSPGFIETDMVKSVPDKVKERIVSEIPFRRFGKPEEVAWAVAFLLSPVASSYITGEVLRVNGAHYT; encoded by the coding sequence ATGGCTTCTTTAAAACTGGAAGATAAAGTCATTTTAGTAACCGGCGGGAATCGCGGAATCGGAGCGGCCATTGTTGCTTTGTTGCAGGAATTAGGCAGCAAGGTCGCCTACACCTACCGCAGTAATTGCGATGCTCAACAGGGAGCTTTGGCAATTCAAGCCGATGTCACCGACAAAGCAGCAATGGAAGCAGTGGCAGAACAAGTTGAAGAGAAACTAGGGCCAATTTATGGCGTGGTGGCGAATGCTGGAATTACCAGCGACAACTTTTTTCCCAAACTAACAACTGAAGACTGGGATGCCGTGATCGACACGAATTTGAAAGGAGTTTACAACACCCTCACTCCCGTGATCCCCAAGATGTACGAGCGCACAGAAGGCTCTGTTGTTTGTATCTCCTCGATTTCAGGTGAGCGGGGAAACCTTGGTCAAACCAACTACGCGGCATCTAAGGCAGCAGTGATTGGTTTCGCCAAGTCCCTCGCGAGAGAGGCGGCGCGATACGGGGTACGAATCAACGCGGTTTCACCGGGATTCATTGAAACTGATATGGTCAAGTCAGTTCCAGACAAAGTCAAAGAGCGCATTGTATCCGAGATTCCTTTTCGTCGCTTCGGTAAACCGGAAGAAGTTGCCTGGGCAGTCGCTTTCTTACTTTCGCCGGTTGCTAGTAGCTACATAACCGGCGAAGTTCTGAGAGTCAACGGTGCCCATTACACATGA